Below is a genomic region from Helicobacter pylori.
TTGAGTTTGCAATTCTTTCGCTTCTAATTGTAAGTTTTTAGGATCTTCTAGTTTTTCTAATTTTTCTTTCAAACGTTCTTTTTGGGCGTTTAATCGCTTGATGATTTGATTTTTTTTGTGTTCTAATTCTTTATGCTGATAGGATAAAAAATCTTTTTCTAAAATTTCTAACAATCCTTTAAAATCCAAATCCTCTTCTTGATGCTCGTAAATATTAGGAGGCAATGCCCCTAAAATATCGTTTTTAGCGACCCTGTCATTAAAACGAAAGGCTTCTATCACGCATTTTTCTTGATCTAAAATCATGAGATTGGCTTTTTTAGGGATCATCTCTAAACGCAAAATAAAAGTTTCACTCTTATAAGCTAAATCTTTAGCGCCCTTGATTTCTAAAATCCGATCGTTATCAATGATGTTTGCTTGTAAAATTTTGGCGTTTTTAGTGAATTTATTCAAACAAAAATCTAACGCTAGGGTGTTTTTTAAAACGCTCTCTGGGGGTTTTTTGGACAAACCGATATAAGGCGCGTTCAAATCCACAACAAAGGCGTGTTTTTCTTTAGAAAAAGTCTCTAATAAAAAACTAGATGCATTCAAGCGTTTGAGGTTAAAATGCGTTTGAGCGTTTAAAAATTCGCTGAATTTCTTTAAAAGAAAAAATTTCATTCTTGCACCTTTAATTTTTCCTTAGCGAAAGAAATCGCGCTCT
It encodes:
- a CDS encoding NFACT family protein, which encodes MKFFLLKKFSEFLNAQTHFNLKRLNASSFLLETFSKEKHAFVVDLNAPYIGLSKKPPESVLKNTLALDFCLNKFTKNAKILQANIIDNDRILEIKGAKDLAYKSETFILRLEMIPKKANLMILDQEKCVIEAFRFNDRVAKNDILGALPPNIYEHQEEDLDFKGLLEILEKDFLSYQHKELEHKKNQIIKRLNAQKERLKEKLEKLEDPKNLQLEAKELQTQASLLLTYQHLIHKHESRVVLKDFEDKECAIEIDKSMPLNAFINKKFTLSKKKKQKSQFLYLEEENLKEKIAFKENQINYVKGAQEESVLEMFMPLKNSKIKRPMSGYEVLYYKDFKIGLGKNQKENIKLLQDARANDLWMHVRNIPGSHLIVFCQKNVPKDEVIMELAKMLIKMQKDAFNSYEIDYTQRKFVKIIKGANVIYSKYRTISLKDT